In Aedes albopictus strain Foshan chromosome 3, AalbF5, whole genome shotgun sequence, the following are encoded in one genomic region:
- the LOC115266883 gene encoding uncharacterized protein LOC115266883: MGLRRRTVDSTETVHREPQAHRETWVSTNKLLNSSLCAKRMNSRNPNFDYDETKLLISLWGDPQVQKTLITTHKKHPVIADLAKRMREHGYNRSTEEINTRIKNLKCFYNRIKKDMAAGIINQTTWKHYSEMDEIISRPVFGNAHRLHMMQQQKQQEEQEELKKQILEQQEQMQRFPVKLEVMSDDDDSTEIRAEDLLTIDTNPPPDEEGGADTLQRDELNIKTDDHHDKASGGGGEGDGDDEEDDDDDDDDSDFDVENEFNDGLDEILSKARVTSKPSSDTTTKDRSSPQVNNVPRIPTPAAPTLQASVPAPSQGKISVVPTNLLLKPPTSSMSMSGPIQIYTQPTMSLGAPTAMVSTSQTTITSAAQHAPGMAPMKLLLVNTVSKDGTTKQILTPASEIPQMPQMRPAPMLQPKPSIIPIAPKPPTVSIPAINVPQKSISVMPPMTAAPKVAKPKPMNAVTGDKSPGFKKMFSQLVAVQRENLAVSRARLALEKERLEFEKQIGGPLVDVVRSLSGFFNGFLQQHAMQQQKQALNGNSGQENEQPAAKKRRTEESAERSQQSAVTTTEPVKTEVISDDDN; this comes from the exons ATGGGTCTTCGGAGACGGACAGTCGATTCCACGGAAACGGTGCATCGGGAGCCACAGGCTCATCGGGAAACATGGGTTTCCACGAATAAGCTGCTCAACAGCAGCCTTTGTGCAAAGCGCATGAATAGCCGCAATCCCAACTTCGACTACGATGAAACCAAGCTCCTCATTTCGCTGTGGGGCGACCCGCAGGTACAGAAAACCCTCATCACGACCCACAAGAAGCACCCGGTTATTGCTGATCTCGCCAAAAGAATGCGCGAACATGGATACAACCGATCAACGGAGGAAATCAACACGCGCATCAAAAACCTCAAATGTTTCTACAACCGGATCAAGAAGGACATGGCCGCCGGAATCATCAACCAAACCACCTGGAAGCACTACTCCGAGATGGACGAAATCATAAGTCGGCCGGTTTTCGGCAATGCCCACCGGCTGCACATGatgcagcagcagaagcagcaagAAGAGCAGGAAGAACTGAAGAAGCAAATCCTGGAACAGCAGGAGCAAATGCAGCGGTTTCCGGTCAAGCTGGAGGTGATGAGCGATGACGACGACTCGACCGAGATTCGGGCGGAGGATTTGCTGACCATCGACACGAATCCACCGCCGGATGAGGAGGGAGGCGCGGATACGCTGCAAAGGGACGAACTAAACATCAAGACAGATGATCACCACGATAAAGCGAGTGGCGGTGGTGGCGAAGGGGATGGCGATGACGAGgaggatgacgatgatgacgacgatgatagTGATTTCGATGTGGAAAA TGAATTCAACGATGGTCTTGACGAAATACTTTCGAAGGCACGAGTCACATCGAAACCGTCGTCTGACACAACCACAAAAGACCGATCCAGCCCACAGGTGAACAATGTTCCCAGAATACCCACTCCAGCTGCACCAACCTTGCAAGCCAGTGTCCCCGCACCCTCTCAAGGCAAGATATCCGTCGTTCCAACGAACCTTCTGCTGAAGCCTCCTACgtctagcatgagcatgagcggtCCGATCCAGATCTACACTCAACCTACCATGAGCTTGGGAGCTCCCACCGCCATGGTTTCCACGTCTCAGACAACCATCACATCCGCCGCACAGCACGCCCCCGGGATGGCCCCGATGAAACTGCTCCTGGTGAATACCGTCTCGAAGGATGGAACCACCAAGCAAATTCTTACCCCCGCATCGGAAATTCCCCAGATGCCGCAGATGCGACCGGCCCCGATGCTTCAACCGAAGCCATCCATAATCCCGATCGCGCCGAAACCACCGACCGTAAGCATTCCCGCAATCAACGTCCCGCAGAAGTCCATCAGCGTGATGCCTCCTATGACGGCAGCACCAAAAGTGGCGAAGCCAAAGCCAATGAACGCGGTAACCGGAGATAAATCCCCCGGATTCAAGAAGATGTTCAGTCAGCTGGTAGCGGTCCAGCGGGAAAATCTCGCCGTTTCCAGGGCGCGACTAGCCCTCGAAAAAGAGCGGCTCGAATTCGAAAAACAGATCGGAGGTCCACTGGTCGATGTGGTGCGTAGCCTGAGCGGTTTCTTCAACGGTTTCCTACAGCAACATGCCATGCAGCAACAGAAGCAGGCGCTCAACGGAAACAGTGGCCAGGAAAACGAACAACCCGCTGCTAAGAAACGGCGAACTGAGGAAAGTGCCGAACGGTCACAACAGTCGGCTGTTACCACCACGGAACCGGTTAAAACGGAAGTGATAAGTGATGACGACAACTGA
- the LOC109433192 gene encoding protein aveugle: protein MVEETVPVAKTKTKTARPKPVYLWTVADTLKWLRRHCSEQSGKYSDLFQKHEITGRALLRITDDSLGRMGIDGNKDREDILREIIKQRLKTDIMEIRDMELMNNVYENCY, encoded by the exons ATGGTTGAGGAAACTGTTCCCGTGGCTAAAACTAAG ACGAAAACAGCACGGCCGAAACCTGTTTACCTTTGGACGGTGGCGGATACCTTGAAATGGCTCCGAAGGCACTGCAGTGAACAATCGGGCAAATATAGCGACCTGTTTCAAAAG CACGAAATCACGGGCCGAGCGTTGCTCAGGATCACTGACGATTCCCTCGGCCGGATGGGCATTGACGGCAACAAAGACCGTGAGGACATTCTACGGGAAATCATCAAACAGCGACTGAAAACCGACATTATGGAGATTCGTGATATGGAACTGATGAACAACGTGTACGAAAACTGTTACTAG
- the LOC115260075 gene encoding uncharacterized protein LOC115260075: MSSRPKRSTADGNNFNMWVSTNKVLIGSVGGPKKPHLRNPNFDFEETKLLISLWGDPEVQKTLVTSHKKHPVISRLAQKMREYGYNRSAEEINTRIKNIKCFYNRIKKDLESGIVTSWKHFQAMDEIMTRPIFGNNQLQNSEGGPSNEDISTSDQVQIKLEPGADDDKEIRTDELLKNAEQVELKEPNLLIPKDEPMDEDNDDDPNDPDFENDGDDEEDSISEESDESDFDIDDERRKARLRRRTARKPTKVNNQTNKPTNAPPVTTSAPTVSVVTCAPTTTIPTITTVPTPSKPPAPGTIKIINYTGNSGINFSTIVPNSNIIAQSSGQNVTILPGAPNTANTNAPGKISLVPTNFLLKPQPPKINFNSPIQLYTKPTVSIANNATISSAVPPPASSAVQPMKLLFVNTAGSQKQQIITPSKHIYTTTPTPIVKTTPATQITIQPKPVITAATSLMAIPQKKPDPPPPVTTAPPTPKQAGIKSLLGQLVSIQRENLALSRSRINVEKERFNNEKQIVCSLVEALNDLNNMLQGFSSTVNIGDEFGCGSPTPATTHEFDGADSRMNDISQEAPPVSGLIPVIDTIKAEVISDSD; encoded by the exons ATGAGCTCACGTCCTAAACGTAGTACAGCAGATGGAAATAATTTCAACATGTGGGTGTCAACTAATAAAGTGCTGATCGGTTCGGTGGGTGGACCCAAAAAACCTCATCTTCGTAACCCCAACTTTGATTTCGAGGAAACCAAGCTACTGATTTCGCTATGGGGAGATCCTGAAGTTCAGAAAACGCTGGTAACATCCCACAAGAAACATCCCGTAATTTCAAGGTTGGCACAAAAAATGCGCGAATATGGGTATAATCGATCAGCAGAGGAAATTAATACGAGGATCAAGAACATTAAATGCTTCTACAATCGGATTAAGAAGGACCTCGAATCCGGCATCGTTACATCTTGGAAGCATTTTCAAGCCATGGATGAAATCATGACCCGTCCAATTTTTGGTAACAATCAACTGCAAAACAGCGAAGGTGGCCCATCGAATGAGGATATCTCAACGTCTGATCAAGTGCAAATAAAGCTGGAACCAGGTGCCGACGACGACAAAGAAATCAGAACGGATGAGTTACTGAAAAATGCAGAGCAAGTCGAGCTCAAAGAGCCCAATTTGTTGATACCGAAGGACGAACCAATGGATGAGGACAACGATGATGATCCTAATGATCCAGACTTTGAAAATGATGGAGACGACGAAGAGGACAGTATTAGCGAGGAAAGTGATGAATCGGATTTCGACATCGACGA TGAACGCAGAAAAGCACGTTTACGTAGAAGAACAGCGCGTAAGCCAACCAAGGTGAATAATCAGACAAATAAACCAACAAACGCACCACCGGTGACTACTTCTGCTCCCACTGTTTCGGTGGTAACATGCGCTCCAACCACCACTATACCGACGATAACCACTGTTCCAACGCCGAGTAAACCTCCAGCCCCTGGAactataaaaataatcaattacaCGGGCAACTCTGGAATCAACTTCTCTACGATTGTGCCCAACTCGAACATCATTGCCCAGTCTTCAGGTCAAAATGTGACTATTCTTCCTGGAGCTCCTAACACAGCGAACACTAATGCCCCTGGAAAAATATCCCTCGTACCTACCAACTTCCTTCTTAAACCTCAACCCCCAAAGATCAACTTCAACTCCCCAATTCAGCTATACACCAAACCAACCGTATCCATCGCCAACAATGCTACCATTTCCTCTGCTGTACCACCTCCAGCCTCCAGTGCTGTCCAACCGATGAAACTACTCTTCGTGAACACGGCTGGCAGCCAGAAGCAACAGATCATAACTCCATCAAAGCACATCTACACAACCACTCCAACACCGATCGTGAAAACTACCCCTGCAACTCAAATAACCATCCAGCCCAAACCCGTTATAACCGCAGCGACTAGTCTGATGGCCATCCCCCAGAAGAAGCCTGATCCTCCACCACCAGTCACAACCGCACCCCCCACCCCAAAACAGGCAGGAATTAAATCCCTCCTGGGACAGTTGGTATCCATACAGCGTGAAAACCTTGCCTTATCGCGCAGCAGAATCAACGTGGAAAAGGAACGCTTCAACAACGAGAAACAGATCGTCTGTTCGCTGGTGGAGGCcctgaacgatttgaacaacatgttGCAAGGATTCAGCAGTACCGTCAATATCGGCGACGAGTTTGGCTGCGGTTCACCAACCCCGGCCACAACCCACGAGTTTGATGGGGCCGACTCCAGGATGAATGATATTAGCCAAGAGGCACCACCGGTCAGTGGGCTGATTCCGGTAATCGACACCATCAAAGCGGAAGTGATAAGTGATTCGGACTGA